In Clostridium sporogenes, one genomic interval encodes:
- the surE gene encoding 5'/3'-nucleotidase SurE, which yields MNILLTNDDGIDAEGINTLAELLSKYHNVIMVAPENQRSASSHSITIYEPIIVKQVKKPYDVEAYGISGTPADCVKVALDKLVQNNIDIVISGINKGLNIGNDILYSGTVSAAIEGSMYKVPSIAVSAEFIKNKKENYEIAAKYTLEILSRVKKDDLKNDVVLNLNIPFCSEEEIKGIKVCKVGNKIFNTRFSEEIDEEGNKVLKLEGDINKDIYEGTDVYYIRNKYVTLTPLHYDLTNFNILEETEELFLG from the coding sequence ATGAATATATTATTGACTAACGATGATGGAATAGATGCAGAAGGAATAAACACCTTGGCTGAGCTATTAAGTAAATATCATAATGTTATTATGGTAGCGCCTGAAAATCAAAGAAGTGCATCAAGTCATTCTATAACCATATATGAACCCATAATAGTAAAACAGGTGAAAAAGCCTTATGATGTAGAGGCATACGGTATAAGTGGTACTCCAGCAGATTGTGTAAAAGTAGCTTTAGATAAATTAGTTCAAAATAATATAGATATAGTTATATCTGGAATCAATAAAGGGCTTAATATAGGTAATGATATATTATACTCAGGGACGGTTTCTGCTGCTATAGAAGGATCCATGTATAAGGTGCCATCTATTGCTGTATCTGCTGAATTTATAAAAAATAAAAAAGAAAATTATGAAATAGCTGCTAAATACACATTAGAAATTTTAAGTAGAGTTAAAAAAGATGACTTAAAAAATGATGTAGTATTAAATTTAAATATTCCTTTTTGCAGTGAAGAAGAAATAAAAGGTATAAAGGTATGCAAAGTAGGTAATAAAATTTTTAATACTAGATTCTCAGAAGAAATAGATGAAGAGGGTAATAAAGTATTAAAATTAGAGGGAGATATAAATAAGGATATTTATGAGGGCACAGATGTATATTATATAAGAAATAAATATGTAACCTTAACACCTCTACATTATGATTTAACTAATTTTAATATATTAGAAGAGACAGAAGAGCTATTCTTAGGATAA
- the rnr gene encoding ribonuclease R, whose protein sequence is MNIRETILAFMEEQAYKPMNIKELKQVFGVTKHEYKDFEKMLKEMEKDGQIVKTRTEHYGIPARMGLVVGKLQGHQKGYGFVIPEEEREDIFIPASSMNGAMHTDRVLAKITKESANGKRCEGEIIRILERGNKTVIGIYEDSKNFGFVVSDDKKIYQDIFIPKGDKNGAKTGQVVIAEIVTYPEKRRNPEGRVIEILGNKEDKGIDILTIIKKNKLPEEFPPKVQSYADNISEAIPEEEYKRRKDLRDLTIVTIDGEDAKDLDDAISLEKLSNGNYYLGVHIADVSHYVKEKNPLDKEALKRATSVYLIDRVIPMLPKKLSNGICSLNPKIDRLTLSCFMEIDKNGKVVDHKVVESIIKSTERMTYTDVTKILRDEDEETINKYSNLVDYFKLMEELCKILYKRRLKRGAIDFDFEECKIILDEKGKPIDIKPYERAIANRIIEEFMLVCNETIAEHMFWSNLPFVYRIHEDPDEEKLMHFNEFVHNLGYVIRWNNDIHPKSLQSIIEKVKGEKEETVVSTLLLRSLKQARYSPECIGHFGLAARYYCHFTSPIRRYPDLIIHRIIKEYINGQIDDKRATRLTTEVEYASKQSSEMERVAQEAEREVDDLKKAEYMSERIGEEYEGIISSVTNFGMFVELPNTIEGLVHISTLSDDYYIYDERRLSLIGEASKNIYRLGDTVKIKVSKVDLFSHEIYFDIIKDDEEDKEEAEFIEETEKYNTNL, encoded by the coding sequence ATGAATATAAGAGAAACAATATTAGCTTTTATGGAAGAACAGGCATATAAACCTATGAATATAAAAGAATTAAAGCAGGTGTTTGGAGTAACTAAACATGAATACAAAGATTTTGAGAAAATGTTAAAGGAGATGGAAAAGGACGGGCAAATAGTTAAAACAAGAACGGAACACTATGGTATACCAGCCAGAATGGGATTAGTTGTAGGAAAGCTTCAAGGCCATCAAAAAGGTTATGGATTTGTTATACCAGAAGAAGAAAGAGAAGATATTTTTATACCAGCATCTAGTATGAATGGAGCTATGCATACTGATAGAGTATTAGCTAAAATTACTAAAGAATCAGCTAATGGAAAAAGATGCGAAGGTGAAATAATAAGAATATTAGAAAGAGGAAATAAAACAGTCATAGGCATATACGAAGATAGTAAAAACTTTGGTTTTGTGGTTTCTGATGATAAAAAGATATATCAAGATATATTTATACCAAAGGGAGATAAAAATGGAGCAAAAACAGGTCAAGTAGTTATAGCAGAAATTGTAACCTATCCAGAAAAGAGAAGAAATCCTGAAGGAAGAGTTATAGAAATATTAGGTAATAAAGAAGATAAGGGTATAGATATATTAACCATAATAAAGAAAAATAAATTACCAGAGGAATTCCCACCAAAGGTACAAAGTTATGCAGACAATATATCAGAAGCAATTCCAGAAGAAGAGTATAAAAGAAGGAAAGACTTAAGAGATTTAACTATTGTTACTATAGATGGAGAGGATGCTAAGGACTTAGATGATGCTATATCTTTAGAAAAACTATCAAATGGGAACTATTATTTAGGAGTACATATAGCAGATGTATCTCACTATGTAAAAGAGAAAAATCCACTAGACAAAGAAGCTTTAAAAAGAGCAACTTCAGTATATCTTATAGATAGAGTAATACCAATGCTGCCTAAAAAACTTTCTAATGGAATATGTAGTTTGAACCCTAAAATTGATAGATTAACCTTAAGCTGTTTTATGGAAATAGATAAAAATGGTAAGGTAGTAGATCATAAAGTGGTAGAAAGTATAATAAAAAGCACTGAAAGAATGACTTATACAGATGTAACTAAAATACTAAGAGATGAAGATGAGGAAACTATAAATAAATATAGTAATTTAGTAGATTATTTCAAACTTATGGAGGAACTTTGCAAAATACTTTACAAGAGAAGATTAAAAAGAGGAGCTATAGATTTTGATTTTGAGGAATGTAAAATAATATTAGATGAAAAGGGTAAACCAATAGATATAAAACCTTATGAAAGAGCTATAGCAAATAGAATAATAGAGGAATTTATGCTTGTTTGTAATGAAACTATAGCAGAGCATATGTTCTGGTCTAATTTACCTTTTGTATATAGAATACACGAAGATCCAGATGAAGAAAAATTAATGCATTTTAACGAATTTGTTCATAATCTAGGATATGTTATAAGATGGAACAACGATATTCATCCAAAATCATTGCAAAGTATTATAGAAAAAGTAAAAGGAGAAAAAGAAGAAACTGTAGTTAGCACATTGCTTTTACGATCTTTAAAACAAGCAAGATACTCCCCAGAATGTATAGGGCACTTTGGGCTAGCTGCAAGATATTACTGTCATTTTACTTCCCCAATAAGAAGATATCCAGACCTTATCATACACAGAATAATAAAAGAATATATAAATGGACAGATTGATGATAAAAGAGCTACAAGGCTTACAACAGAAGTAGAATATGCTTCTAAACAATCTTCAGAAATGGAAAGAGTAGCTCAAGAAGCTGAAAGAGAAGTAGATGATCTAAAGAAAGCAGAATATATGAGTGAAAGAATAGGAGAAGAATACGAAGGAATAATATCCTCAGTAACCAACTTTGGAATGTTTGTAGAACTACCAAATACAATAGAAGGATTAGTTCATATAAGTACATTATCTGATGATTACTATATATATGATGAAAGAAGATTAAGTTTAATTGGAGAAGCTAGCAAAAATATATATAGATTAGGAGATACAGTAAAAATTAAAGTTTCAAAAGTAGATTTATTTAGTCATGAAATATATTTTGATATTATAAAAGATGATGAAGAAGATAAAGAAGAGGCTGAATTTATAGAAGAAACAGAAAAGTATAATACCAATTTATAG
- the secG gene encoding preprotein translocase subunit SecG — MHTFSIILLTIVSITLIVVVLMQPSKTNGLSGFMGGGSETFYSKNRTRTSESVLSRITVVCSILFAIIVLAQNLLAK; from the coding sequence ATGCATACATTTTCAATAATATTATTAACTATAGTTTCAATAACATTAATAGTAGTAGTTTTAATGCAACCTAGTAAAACTAATGGATTAAGTGGTTTTATGGGTGGAGGTTCAGAAACTTTTTATTCAAAAAATAGAACTAGAACTTCTGAATCAGTATTATCAAGGATTACTGTAGTATGTTCTATATTATTTGCTATCATAGTATTAGCACAAAATTTATTAGCTAAATAA
- the eno gene encoding phosphopyruvate hydratase gives MKNYIEIVDVYARQILDSRCNPTVEVEVELEDGTVGVAAVPSGASTGAFEAVELRDGDKSQYLGKGVLKAVDNVNTTIADELVGMNVLDQVAIDKTMIELDGTDNKAKLGANAMLGVSLACAKAAANSLGMSLYQYIGGVNGKVLPVPMMNIINGGKHADNNVDLQEFMIMPAGASSFSEALRMCSEVYHALKSTLKAQGYDTGVGDEGGFAPNLKSNEEAIVVIIEAIKKAGYTPGEDIFIALDPASSEIFEDGKYNLAGEGRVLTPEEMANYYVELAEKYPIISIEDGMAEEDWDGWKILTEKIGNKVQLVGDDLFVTNTERLSKGIKLGVANSILIKLNQIGTLTETLDAIEMAERAGYTAVVSHRSGETEDTTIADLVVAVNAGQIKTGAPARSERVAKYNQLLRIEEELNDMGEYRGLKAFYNINK, from the coding sequence ATGAAAAATTATATTGAAATAGTAGATGTATATGCAAGACAAATCTTAGATTCAAGATGCAATCCTACAGTAGAAGTAGAAGTAGAATTAGAAGACGGAACAGTAGGAGTAGCAGCAGTTCCATCAGGAGCTTCTACAGGAGCTTTTGAAGCAGTTGAATTAAGAGATGGAGATAAATCTCAATACTTAGGTAAAGGTGTTTTAAAAGCTGTAGATAATGTAAACACTACAATAGCAGATGAACTTGTTGGAATGAATGTTTTAGATCAAGTAGCTATTGATAAAACTATGATAGAATTAGATGGAACAGACAATAAAGCAAAATTAGGTGCAAATGCAATGCTAGGAGTATCTTTAGCTTGTGCAAAAGCTGCAGCTAACTCTTTAGGAATGAGTTTATACCAATACATAGGAGGAGTAAATGGAAAAGTTTTACCAGTACCTATGATGAACATAATAAATGGTGGAAAACATGCGGACAACAATGTTGACCTTCAAGAATTCATGATAATGCCAGCAGGAGCTTCTTCTTTCAGCGAAGCTTTAAGAATGTGTTCAGAAGTATATCATGCATTAAAATCAACATTAAAAGCACAAGGATATGATACAGGGGTAGGCGACGAAGGTGGATTTGCTCCAAACTTAAAATCAAATGAAGAAGCTATAGTAGTTATAATAGAAGCTATAAAAAAAGCTGGATATACTCCAGGAGAAGATATATTCATAGCTTTAGATCCAGCTTCATCAGAAATATTTGAAGATGGAAAATACAACCTAGCAGGAGAAGGAAGAGTATTAACTCCAGAAGAAATGGCAAACTACTATGTAGAATTAGCAGAAAAATATCCAATAATCTCTATAGAAGACGGTATGGCAGAAGAAGATTGGGATGGTTGGAAAATCCTTACTGAAAAAATAGGAAACAAAGTTCAATTAGTAGGAGACGATTTATTCGTTACAAATACTGAAAGATTATCAAAAGGAATAAAATTAGGAGTTGCAAACTCAATTCTTATAAAACTTAACCAAATAGGAACATTAACAGAAACATTAGATGCTATAGAAATGGCAGAAAGAGCTGGATATACAGCAGTAGTATCTCATAGATCAGGAGAAACTGAAGATACAACAATAGCTGACTTAGTTGTTGCAGTAAATGCAGGACAAATAAAAACAGGTGCTCCAGCAAGATCAGAAAGAGTTGCTAAATACAATCAATTATTAAGAATAGAAGAAGAACTTAATGATATGGGAGAATACAGAGGATTAAAAGCATTCTACAATATCAATAAATAA
- the gpmI gene encoding 2,3-bisphosphoglycerate-independent phosphoglycerate mutase gives MSKKPVVLMILDGFGLTNKVDGNAVSAADKPNLDNILKKYPYTQLGASGMEVGLPEGQMGNSEVGHLNIGAGRIVYQALTKITKSISDGDFFENVALNKAIENARKNNSTLHLLGLLSPGGVHSHIGHLKGLIKLAKEKDIKKVYIHAFLDGRDVAPSSAKEYIEDIEDYMKEIGVGEIATISGRYYAMDRDKRWERVQLCYNAIVLGKGEEVNSAVEGLEKSYRDNKTDEFVLPAVVLKEGKPKAKIENKDSVVFFNFRPDRARELTRAINDKVFDGFERETLDLTYVTMTEYDSTLENVEVAFPPEHLNNTLGEYVSRNGKKQLRIAETEKYAHVTFFFNGGVEEPNEGEDRVLVPSPKVATYDMQPEMNAYEVTDKLLEKLDEDKYDMVILNFANPDMVGHTGVFEAAKKAIETVDECVGKIVNKILEKDGTAFITADHGNSEEMIDYSTGNPMTAHTTNPVPFMYVSNNSKELREGGKLADIAPTMLQVMNLPKPIEMTGNSLIK, from the coding sequence ATGAGTAAAAAGCCAGTAGTTTTAATGATACTAGATGGATTTGGATTAACAAATAAGGTGGATGGCAATGCAGTATCAGCAGCCGATAAGCCTAATTTAGATAATATATTAAAAAAATATCCATATACTCAATTAGGTGCCAGTGGGATGGAAGTAGGTCTTCCAGAAGGTCAAATGGGTAATTCAGAAGTAGGACATTTAAATATAGGCGCAGGAAGAATAGTATATCAAGCTCTTACAAAAATAACAAAATCTATTTCTGATGGAGATTTTTTTGAAAATGTAGCTTTAAATAAAGCTATAGAAAATGCAAGAAAAAATAATTCTACTCTACATCTTTTAGGGCTTTTATCACCAGGTGGAGTACATTCGCATATAGGCCATTTAAAGGGACTAATAAAATTAGCAAAAGAAAAAGATATTAAAAAAGTTTATATTCATGCATTCTTAGATGGAAGAGATGTAGCACCATCATCAGCTAAAGAATATATAGAAGACATAGAAGACTATATGAAAGAGATTGGTGTAGGGGAAATAGCTACAATATCAGGAAGATATTATGCAATGGATAGAGATAAAAGATGGGAAAGGGTACAACTTTGTTATAATGCTATTGTATTAGGTAAAGGTGAAGAAGTTAATTCAGCAGTAGAAGGTTTAGAAAAATCTTATAGAGACAATAAAACTGATGAATTTGTTTTACCAGCAGTAGTATTAAAAGAAGGAAAACCTAAAGCAAAAATAGAAAATAAAGATTCAGTGGTATTCTTTAATTTTAGACCAGATAGAGCTAGAGAACTTACAAGAGCTATAAATGATAAAGTTTTTGATGGTTTTGAGAGAGAAACCTTAGATTTAACTTATGTTACTATGACAGAATATGATAGTACTTTAGAAAATGTAGAGGTAGCTTTCCCTCCAGAACATTTAAACAATACTTTAGGAGAATATGTAAGCAGAAATGGTAAAAAGCAATTAAGAATAGCTGAAACAGAAAAATATGCTCATGTTACTTTCTTCTTTAACGGTGGAGTAGAAGAGCCTAACGAAGGAGAAGATAGAGTTTTAGTTCCATCACCAAAGGTAGCAACTTATGATATGCAACCAGAAATGAATGCATATGAAGTTACAGATAAACTTTTGGAAAAATTAGATGAAGATAAATACGATATGGTAATATTAAACTTTGCAAATCCAGATATGGTAGGTCATACAGGAGTATTTGAAGCAGCAAAGAAAGCTATAGAAACTGTGGATGAGTGTGTAGGTAAAATAGTTAATAAAATTTTGGAGAAAGATGGGACTGCATTTATTACAGCTGACCATGGAAATTCAGAAGAAATGATAGACTATTCTACAGGAAACCCTATGACTGCTCACACAACAAATCCAGTACCATTTATGTATGTATCTAATAATAGTAAAGAACTAAGAGAAGGCGGAAAATTAGCAGACATAGCACCAACAATGCTACAAGTTATGAACCTTCCTAAACCTATTGAAATGACAGGGAATAGTCTTATTAAATAA
- the tpiA gene encoding triose-phosphate isomerase has translation MRTAIIAGNWKMNKTVKEAVELVKELKPLVKDAKCDVVVCPTYVCLPAVLEEVKGSNIKVGAQNMHFEESGAYTGEIAPKMLEELGVHYVIIGHSERRQYFNETDETVNKKVKKAFEHNLIPIVCCGESLDQREGNITEKVLEEQIKVGLKELNKEQVEKLVIAYEPIWAIGTGKTATDEQANETIGYIRTVVKAMYGESVADKVRIQYGGSVKPGTIKAQMAKEEIDGALVGGASLKAEDFAAIVNY, from the coding sequence ATGAGAACAGCTATAATAGCAGGAAACTGGAAAATGAACAAAACTGTAAAAGAAGCAGTAGAATTAGTTAAAGAATTAAAACCTCTTGTTAAAGATGCAAAATGTGATGTAGTTGTATGTCCTACTTATGTATGCCTTCCAGCGGTATTAGAAGAAGTTAAAGGAAGCAATATAAAAGTAGGTGCTCAAAACATGCACTTTGAAGAAAGTGGAGCTTATACAGGTGAAATAGCACCTAAAATGTTAGAAGAACTAGGAGTTCATTATGTAATTATAGGACATAGTGAAAGAAGACAATACTTTAATGAAACAGATGAAACTGTAAATAAAAAAGTAAAAAAAGCCTTTGAACATAACTTAATTCCAATAGTTTGTTGTGGAGAAAGCTTAGATCAAAGAGAAGGAAACATAACAGAAAAAGTTTTAGAAGAACAAATAAAAGTTGGATTAAAGGAATTAAATAAAGAACAAGTAGAAAAACTAGTTATAGCATATGAACCAATTTGGGCTATAGGAACAGGAAAAACTGCTACAGATGAACAAGCAAATGAAACTATAGGATATATAAGAACTGTAGTAAAAGCTATGTATGGTGAGAGTGTTGCAGATAAAGTAAGAATCCAATACGGTGGATCTGTTAAGCCTGGCACTATTAAAGCTCAAATGGCCAAAGAAGAGATTGATGGTGCATTAGTAGGCGGTGCAAGCTTAAAAGCAGAAGATTTTGCAGCTATAGTAAATTACTAA
- a CDS encoding phosphoglycerate kinase, with translation MNYNKKSIEDIDVKGKKVLVRCDFNVPLNEGKITDENRLLGALPTIKYLMEKGAKIILCSHMGKPKGEPKKELSLVPVAKRLSEMLNKEVIFADDDNVVGENAKTAVKDMKDGDVVLLQNTRYRKEETKNEESFSKELAFLADLFVNDAFGTAHRAHCSTVGVTNYLKEAACGYLIQKELKFLGNAVEKPERPFVAILGGAKVSDKINVINNLLDKVDILIIGGGMGYTFLKSQGYTVGDSLLEEDKVEYAKEMINKAKEKGVNLLLPVDITIADRFDKDATPIITEDQNVGKGYMGLDIGPKTAQIYSDAIKSAKTVIWNGPMGVFEFKNFANGTIEVAKAMADSDAVTIIGGGDSAAAVNILGFGDKMTHISTGGGASLEFLEGKELPGIAALNDK, from the coding sequence ATGAATTATAACAAAAAAAGTATAGAAGATATAGATGTAAAAGGTAAAAAAGTATTAGTAAGATGCGACTTTAATGTACCACTAAACGAAGGCAAAATAACAGATGAAAATAGATTATTAGGAGCACTTCCAACAATTAAGTATTTAATGGAGAAAGGTGCTAAAATTATACTTTGTTCCCATATGGGAAAACCAAAGGGAGAACCTAAAAAAGAACTTTCATTAGTACCAGTAGCTAAAAGATTATCAGAAATGTTAAATAAGGAAGTAATATTTGCAGATGACGATAATGTAGTTGGTGAAAATGCTAAAACAGCAGTAAAAGATATGAAAGACGGAGATGTAGTATTACTACAAAATACTAGGTATAGAAAAGAAGAAACTAAAAATGAAGAATCTTTTTCAAAGGAATTAGCCTTTCTTGCGGATTTATTTGTAAATGATGCCTTTGGAACAGCTCACAGAGCTCATTGTTCAACAGTAGGGGTTACAAATTATCTAAAGGAAGCTGCTTGTGGATATTTAATACAAAAGGAATTAAAATTCTTAGGAAATGCAGTGGAAAAACCGGAAAGACCATTTGTAGCAATATTAGGTGGAGCTAAGGTTTCAGATAAAATAAATGTTATAAATAATCTATTAGATAAAGTAGATATATTAATAATAGGTGGAGGAATGGGATATACATTCTTAAAATCTCAAGGATATACTGTAGGAGATTCTTTATTGGAAGAAGATAAAGTAGAGTATGCAAAAGAAATGATAAATAAGGCAAAAGAAAAAGGTGTAAATTTATTATTACCAGTAGATATTACAATAGCTGATAGATTTGATAAAGATGCAACACCTATTATAACTGAAGACCAAAATGTTGGCAAGGGATATATGGGATTAGATATAGGACCTAAAACAGCCCAAATATACTCAGATGCTATAAAATCAGCAAAAACAGTAATATGGAATGGACCTATGGGAGTTTTTGAATTTAAAAACTTTGCAAATGGAACTATAGAAGTAGCTAAGGCCATGGCAGATTCTGATGCTGTAACAATAATAGGCGGAGGAGATAGTGCAGCTGCAGTAAATATTCTTGGATTTGGAGATAAGATGACTCATATTTCTACAGGTGGCGGAGCTTCTCTAGAATTCTTAGAAGGAAAAGAGCTACCAGGAATAGCAGCTCTTAACGATAAATAA
- the gap gene encoding type I glyceraldehyde-3-phosphate dehydrogenase: MVKVAINGFGRIGRNVFKALVKNYKDELQVVAINDLTSPATLAHLLKYDSLYGKFDGTVEAKETSIVVNGNEIKIFAERDPKNIDWNSTGAEIVIESTGLFTDGEKANAHLGGTVKKVLISAPAKNEDKTIVMGVNHEEYDPANHNIISNASCTTNCLAPFAKVLDENFGIEAGLMTTIHAYTGDQRVLDAPHKDLRRARAAAESMIPTTTGAAKAVALVLPQLKGKLNGMAVRVPTPTVSLTDLVFTVKKDVTVEEINAALKKAAEGELKGILGYSEEPLVSIDYRGDERSSIVDALSTSVIDNRLVKVVSWYDNEYGYSHRLADLTKFVADRL, from the coding sequence ATGGTTAAAGTTGCTATTAATGGATTTGGAAGAATAGGAAGAAATGTGTTCAAGGCTTTGGTTAAGAACTATAAAGATGAATTACAAGTGGTGGCTATAAATGATTTAACAAGCCCAGCTACACTAGCTCATTTATTAAAATATGACAGTTTATATGGAAAATTTGATGGAACTGTAGAAGCTAAAGAGACTTCAATAGTAGTTAACGGAAATGAAATAAAAATATTTGCAGAAAGAGATCCAAAAAATATAGACTGGAATTCAACAGGAGCAGAAATAGTAATAGAATCAACAGGTTTATTTACAGATGGAGAAAAAGCAAATGCTCATTTAGGTGGAACAGTTAAAAAAGTTTTAATTTCAGCACCAGCTAAAAATGAAGATAAAACAATAGTTATGGGTGTTAACCATGAAGAATATGACCCAGCAAACCATAATATAATATCAAATGCATCTTGCACAACAAACTGTTTAGCACCATTTGCTAAAGTTCTTGACGAAAACTTTGGAATAGAAGCAGGATTAATGACAACTATTCATGCATATACAGGAGATCAAAGAGTACTAGATGCTCCACACAAAGATTTAAGAAGAGCAAGAGCAGCGGCAGAATCAATGATACCAACAACTACAGGAGCAGCTAAAGCGGTTGCTTTAGTATTACCACAATTAAAAGGAAAATTAAATGGAATGGCTGTAAGAGTACCAACTCCAACAGTTTCATTAACAGACTTAGTTTTCACAGTTAAAAAAGATGTAACTGTAGAAGAAATTAATGCAGCACTTAAAAAAGCAGCTGAAGGTGAATTAAAAGGAATATTAGGATACAGCGAAGAACCACTAGTATCAATCGACTACAGAGGAGACGAAAGATCTTCAATAGTTGACGCATTATCAACTAGTGTAATAGATAACAGATTAGTTAAAGTTGTTTCATGGTATGACAATGAATATGGTTATTCTCACAGATTAGCAGATTTAACTAAATTCGTAGCTGATAGACTTTAA
- a CDS encoding sugar-binding transcriptional regulator — MEDILKLQQKIVPEMLKLLEKRYNILRTIYYKQPIGRRVLANDLEIGERIVRTEINFLKSQSLIDINSSGMTVTKEGEEIIDKLKSFIHEVKGLKEIENTIKNKLEIFEVIIVPGNLDEDITVKNELGKAAANYLKNIVQDKDIIALTGGSTVKEVVDNMPKINTLKDAVVVPARGGIGRDVELQANTLVANLASKINANYKLMHVQDNLSEAALKAVMEEKSIKEVLDMIHKVNILIHGIGIAEVMATRRGIASEEIAYIEEKKAVAEAFGYYFDMKGNVVHSSPTIGIKRESIKNANKLIAVSGGKKKAKAILAAELRNTNSVLITDEGAAREIINILENE, encoded by the coding sequence ATGGAAGATATTCTAAAGTTGCAGCAAAAGATAGTTCCGGAAATGTTAAAGTTATTAGAAAAAAGATATAACATATTAAGGACTATTTACTATAAACAGCCTATAGGAAGAAGAGTTTTAGCAAATGATTTAGAAATAGGTGAAAGAATAGTAAGGACAGAAATTAATTTTCTAAAAAGTCAAAGCTTAATAGATATTAATTCTTCAGGTATGACTGTAACAAAAGAAGGGGAAGAAATAATAGATAAGTTAAAATCCTTTATACATGAAGTAAAGGGATTAAAAGAAATAGAAAATACAATTAAAAATAAATTAGAAATATTTGAAGTTATAATTGTTCCAGGAAATTTAGATGAAGATATAACAGTTAAAAATGAATTGGGAAAAGCTGCAGCTAATTATTTAAAAAATATAGTACAAGATAAAGATATAATAGCATTAACTGGTGGTAGTACTGTAAAAGAAGTTGTAGATAATATGCCAAAAATAAATACCTTAAAGGATGCAGTTGTAGTCCCAGCAAGAGGTGGCATAGGAAGAGATGTAGAATTACAAGCTAATACTTTAGTTGCAAACTTAGCTTCTAAAATTAATGCTAATTATAAATTGATGCATGTACAGGATAACCTTAGCGAGGCAGCATTAAAAGCTGTTATGGAAGAAAAATCAATAAAAGAAGTATTAGATATGATACACAAAGTTAATATACTAATACATGGCATAGGAATAGCTGAAGTAATGGCCACTAGAAGAGGAATTGCATCAGAAGAAATAGCATATATAGAAGAAAAAAAAGCTGTAGCAGAAGCTTTTGGATATTACTTTGATATGAAAGGTAATGTGGTACATTCAAGCCCAACTATAGGAATAAAAAGAGAAAGCATAAAAAATGCAAACAAACTTATAGCAGTATCAGGGGGCAAGAAAAAGGCTAAAGCAATACTGGCAGCAGAACTTAGAAATACAAATAGTGTATTAATAACAGATGAGGGAGCTGCTAGAGAAATTATTAATATTTTAGAAAATGAATAA